From the Streptomyces sp. NBC_00390 genome, the window CGCCTCGGGAAGGGCGGTGAGCTGGCGGCCCTTGGTACTGGTGGAGTGCGACGCGAAGTGCCAGCCGTGCTCGTCCGCGTCGTGAAGCATCAGCGTCCGGATGTCGGGGCGCCCCTGGTCGTCCACGGTGGCCAGGGTCATGGTGTGCGGCTCGGTCTGCCCGGCCGCCACGGCCTCGGCGAACCACCGGTGGAACAGCGGCAGCGGAGCGCCGGGTGCGGTGGCCGGGTCGAAGGCGGGCAGGGAGATGTCCCACACCCGCTGGGTGCGCAGGAGCGCGCGGAAGGACTCCTGGGACTCGCTCGCGTCGTCGTGATGCGTGGGGTTCATACGGGCATTCAACATCCCGTGACTGCACCACTACGCTTGCAGTGGTACAGCGGGGCAGTGAGCGGTGAGGAGCAGGGCATGAGGCGGAACCTGGCGCGGCGTGCGGCGCTCGTGGACGCCGCGATCGAACTCCTCGCCCGGGACGGCGCGCGCGGTCTGACCTTCAGGGCCGTCGACGCCGAGGCCGGGGTCCCCAAGGGCACCGCATCCAACTACTTCGCCAACCGCGACGACCTGCTCAACCAGGCGGGCGCACGTATCTACGAACGCCTGCGTCCGGACGAGGCCACGATGGAGGCCATGCGCACCGGCCCGGCCACCCGCGCCAGGACCGCGCAGCTCGTACGGGAGATGGTGGAGCGGGTCTCGGCGTTCGGCACCGGCTACCTCGCGCTGCTCGAACTGCGCCTGGAGGCCACCCGCCGGCCCGCACTGCGCGCCCTGCTCACCGCGCGCGTCAGCGAGGACGTCGAGAACAGTGTGAGCGGCCATCTCGCGGCCGGACTGCCCGGTGACGCCGACGCGGTCAGGATGATCTACCTGGCGGCGAACTGGCTGGTCGTGGAGCGCCTCACGCTGCCCGGCGTGTTCTCCGAGCAGCAGGCGGGCGACCTCGTCGCGGAACTGGTCGAGCGGCTGCTCCCCGGCCCTCCCGCGCCGTCGGATCCAGGGTCCCTCTGACCACGGACGACTTTCCGGCCGCGGTGCACGGGGCGCCGACGCGCGCAGGGCCGGTTCCCGGCGGAGGGACCACGCCAATGGCCTCCTGTCACGCCCGGCCGGATCACCCACCGGGCGCTTCGGACCCCGGTCGGCGAGGCTGACCGTGGAGGTGGGTCGTGAAGCAGATGACAGCGGACGTGTGCGTCGTGGGCGCCGGATTCGCCGGACTGGCCGCCGCGAGGCAACTGGCCGCGGCCGGACGCGACGTCGTGGTGCTCGAGGCCAGGGACCGGGTGGGCGGCCGGGTCTGGAACCGGGAGCTGCCGGGCGGCACTGTGGTCTCCGCGGGCGGCACATGGCTGGGGAAGGGCCAGGAAAGGATGTTCCAGCTCTGCCGGGAGCTGGGGCTCGAGGTGTATCCGCAGTACGACGAGGGAGATCATCTCGTGCGCCTCGACGGACTCGATCGCCGCTACCGGGGCGGCATCCCCAAGGCAGGACCCATGGCACTCGCCTCACTCGGGCTGGCGTTCCTGCGTCTGAACCTGATGGCCCGGCGGCTTCCGGCGAACGCCCCCTGGAAGGCCCGGCGAGCACGGGCGTGGGACGCCCGGACGCTCGGGCAGTGGCTCTCCCACCCGCTCAACGTGCCCTCGGCCACGGCACACACGCTCATCAGGTCGACGATGAATCTGCTGTTCTGCGCCGACCCGGCGGAAGTCTCGCTGCTGGGCGCCCTCGTTCTGGCGCGCGGCGGGGGTGGTTTCGGCTACTACACCGACGTCCGGAAGACGGAATCCCATCTCGTGGACGGCGGGGCGCCCGAGCTGGCCCGGCGAATGGCCGAGCGCCTCGGACCGGCGGTGCACCTGTCCAGCCCGGTCCGGCGGATCGTGCAGAACACCACCGACGTGCAGGTCGTCTCCGACGCGCTCAGCGTACGAGCACGGCGGGTGATCGTGGCCACTCCACCTGTGCTGGCGGGCCGGATCTCCTTCGAACCGCCGCTGCCCGCGGCACACAGCCACCTGAGGCAACGGCTGGTGCCCGGGACGATCATCCGGGTGCACACCGAATACCCCGAGCCGTTCTGGAGACAGCAGCAGTTGTCGGGGCAGTCGCTCGCGCCCGAGTCGCTGGTGCCGATCACCATCGACCAGACTCCGCGCTCGGGCACGCCGGGGGTGCTGAGCAGCTACGCGTTCGGTGCCGGGGCCGTGCGGCTGGGGCGCCTGGAGCCCAAGCAGCGCCGGGATGTCTGGCTGGACGCGCTCGCTGAGCGTTTCGGCCCAGCGGCGCGCCGTCCCACCGCGTATCTGGAGACCGACTGGTCGGCCCAGCCGTGGTCGCTGGGCGGGATGGTCGCCCATTTCCCGCCGGGCGCGCTGACGAATTACGGCAGCGCGCTGCGGGAGCCCGTGGGCCGGGTCCACTGGGCGAGTACGGAGTCGGCGACGCTGATGCACGGACTGATGGAGGGTGCGGT encodes:
- a CDS encoding TetR/AcrR family transcriptional regulator encodes the protein MRRNLARRAALVDAAIELLARDGARGLTFRAVDAEAGVPKGTASNYFANRDDLLNQAGARIYERLRPDEATMEAMRTGPATRARTAQLVREMVERVSAFGTGYLALLELRLEATRRPALRALLTARVSEDVENSVSGHLAAGLPGDADAVRMIYLAANWLVVERLTLPGVFSEQQAGDLVAELVERLLPGPPAPSDPGSL
- a CDS encoding flavin monoamine oxidase family protein, whose translation is MTADVCVVGAGFAGLAAARQLAAAGRDVVVLEARDRVGGRVWNRELPGGTVVSAGGTWLGKGQERMFQLCRELGLEVYPQYDEGDHLVRLDGLDRRYRGGIPKAGPMALASLGLAFLRLNLMARRLPANAPWKARRARAWDARTLGQWLSHPLNVPSATAHTLIRSTMNLLFCADPAEVSLLGALVLARGGGGFGYYTDVRKTESHLVDGGAPELARRMAERLGPAVHLSSPVRRIVQNTTDVQVVSDALSVRARRVIVATPPVLAGRISFEPPLPAAHSHLRQRLVPGTIIRVHTEYPEPFWRQQQLSGQSLAPESLVPITIDQTPRSGTPGVLSSYAFGAGAVRLGRLEPKQRRDVWLDALAERFGPAARRPTAYLETDWSAQPWSLGGMVAHFPPGALTNYGSALREPVGRVHWASTESATLMHGLMEGAVRSGERAAGEVLAAADL